A stretch of Desulfitobacterium dichloroeliminans LMG P-21439 DNA encodes these proteins:
- a CDS encoding FAD-binding oxidoreductase — protein sequence MVSKNQLIQDLEGMFKPERVFKSELQRYCYTYDSSFVSQQTEYYPDVVVCLDSTEDVSRLMKYAWDNEVPVTPRGGGSGQTGGSVAIKGGIVVDLSGWDDIVEIDDANMQVVVRPGIVHSDLNDKLSPYCLFFPPDPGSSKMATVGGMVANNASGLRAVKYGATFQYVLGLEVVLPNGDVMKTGGLKSKALKSVSGIDLTRIYCGSEGTLGIITEIRLKVLPKPQSRGIMLALFEKLEDSALTVLDVFKAGLIPSGIEILDDGGIRCANIFKPDLNIPEVEAAIFFEINGSKPAVAEEGAQVRAIAEKRASSVEWATDADRMAKLWQGRAVIGAASARFMEGKTRIFAGEDVCFPISKVPEALRNIRSIGAKYNIPVVIYGHIGDGNMHTAPIMDPLNPDEVERTHKVAEAIHRLALEMGGSTTGEHGVGFARVPYMEEEHGKALDVMWAIKKAIDPKLLMNPGKIWKLGRE from the coding sequence GTGGTTTCGAAGAATCAACTTATTCAGGATTTAGAGGGCATGTTTAAGCCTGAGCGAGTTTTTAAGAGTGAGCTGCAGCGCTATTGTTACACATACGATAGTTCTTTCGTTTCTCAGCAAACCGAATACTACCCCGATGTGGTTGTCTGTTTAGACAGCACTGAGGATGTTTCAAGGCTGATGAAATATGCTTGGGACAATGAAGTACCTGTGACGCCGAGGGGGGGCGGCAGCGGCCAAACTGGAGGAAGTGTTGCAATAAAGGGCGGCATTGTTGTAGATCTATCTGGATGGGATGATATTGTGGAGATTGATGATGCCAACATGCAGGTCGTCGTCAGACCTGGTATTGTCCATTCTGATCTGAATGATAAGTTATCTCCCTATTGTCTATTCTTTCCACCAGATCCAGGCAGTTCAAAGATGGCTACTGTGGGTGGGATGGTAGCTAATAATGCTAGCGGCTTAAGAGCGGTAAAATATGGAGCTACCTTCCAGTACGTACTGGGTTTAGAAGTAGTTCTACCGAATGGAGACGTTATGAAAACTGGCGGGCTAAAATCCAAAGCCTTAAAAAGCGTCTCTGGGATCGACCTTACACGTATTTATTGTGGGTCCGAAGGAACGTTAGGAATTATTACTGAGATTCGCTTAAAAGTCTTACCAAAACCTCAATCACGTGGCATTATGCTAGCATTATTTGAGAAGTTGGAAGATAGTGCTCTGACCGTTCTTGATGTTTTTAAAGCCGGGCTTATTCCCTCTGGAATTGAAATCCTTGACGATGGCGGAATACGCTGTGCGAATATATTTAAACCCGATTTAAATATCCCTGAGGTGGAAGCAGCAATTTTCTTTGAGATTAACGGATCCAAACCTGCAGTCGCCGAAGAAGGGGCACAGGTGAGAGCTATAGCTGAAAAGCGGGCTTCTAGTGTGGAGTGGGCTACAGATGCTGATCGGATGGCAAAGCTCTGGCAAGGGCGTGCAGTTATTGGGGCAGCATCCGCTCGGTTCATGGAAGGTAAAACCCGGATTTTTGCCGGTGAAGATGTTTGCTTTCCAATCTCCAAAGTTCCAGAGGCCCTAAGGAATATCCGCAGTATCGGAGCAAAATACAATATTCCTGTAGTCATCTATGGTCATATCGGGGATGGCAACATGCACACAGCTCCCATTATGGATCCTTTAAACCCTGATGAAGTCGAAAGAACTCATAAAGTAGCTGAAGCTATTCATCGTTTAGCTTTGGAAATGGGTGGATCTACCACAGGGGAGCATGGAGTAGGATTTGCTAGGGTTCCTTACATGGAAGAGGAGCACGGAAAAGCCCTGGATGTTATGTGGGCTATTAAGAAGGCTATAGACCCGAAATTGTTAATGAACCCAGGCAAGATATGGAAGCTGGGGAGGGAATAG
- a CDS encoding (Fe-S)-binding protein, with translation MESAYKLSFPEELKKCVKCGTCRAHCPLFSEIKGEFGSPRGRLALIKQLHEGKIQPTPELADIIYTCLLCKTCAVECPSGVITDEIIIASRNYMNEVMKQPVIKGALLKGFLTRPGMLYASMTLAGLYQKVGLHSLLSKTSLFDLLPEKLNACTKIMPDISKKPARSRIPVVTPAKEEKKFKVAYFLGCATNHIYPDVPVAGVKVLSQNGCEVVTVEGVKCCGMPQMAYGELTTAKKLAKHNMEIFLKEDYDAIITDCASCSSTFKELYLHLFDENEYEFEMAKQLASKTWDLNQFLIRKTGIKPGNNGERKVRVTYHDPCHLKRAQKVFKEPREILKQIPGVEFVEMKNADRCCGSAGSFTVMHHNLSMKVLAKKITNVQAVQPDFVATSCPTCTMQLSYGLKQAGSNAQVVHPVQILANTYAE, from the coding sequence ATGGAATCTGCATATAAACTTAGCTTCCCTGAAGAGCTTAAAAAGTGTGTCAAATGTGGAACTTGCCGTGCACATTGCCCGCTCTTTTCAGAGATAAAAGGAGAATTCGGATCACCACGGGGCCGTTTAGCATTGATTAAGCAGCTTCATGAAGGAAAAATTCAGCCAACCCCAGAATTAGCAGATATTATTTATACCTGTCTCCTATGCAAGACTTGTGCCGTGGAATGCCCTTCTGGGGTCATCACCGATGAAATCATCATTGCCTCCCGCAATTATATGAATGAAGTTATGAAACAGCCAGTTATTAAAGGGGCGCTTTTAAAAGGATTCTTGACGCGTCCGGGTATGCTCTATGCTAGTATGACCTTAGCTGGACTCTATCAAAAAGTGGGCTTGCATAGTTTGCTGAGCAAGACCAGTCTATTTGACCTTCTGCCCGAGAAGCTCAACGCTTGTACCAAGATTATGCCAGATATAAGCAAAAAACCAGCACGTTCGCGTATTCCGGTGGTTACCCCAGCCAAGGAAGAGAAGAAATTTAAAGTTGCTTATTTCCTCGGATGCGCAACAAATCATATCTATCCAGATGTACCTGTGGCTGGTGTAAAAGTTTTGAGTCAGAATGGTTGTGAAGTGGTTACAGTAGAAGGGGTAAAATGTTGTGGCATGCCTCAGATGGCTTATGGAGAACTCACCACTGCTAAGAAACTAGCCAAACACAACATGGAGATATTTCTTAAAGAGGACTATGATGCCATTATCACTGATTGTGCTTCGTGTTCATCCACCTTTAAAGAATTATACCTGCACTTGTTTGACGAAAACGAATATGAATTCGAGATGGCTAAGCAACTAGCTTCTAAAACCTGGGATCTTAACCAATTTCTAATTCGGAAAACCGGCATAAAACCAGGCAATAATGGAGAACGAAAAGTCAGAGTGACTTACCACGATCCTTGCCACTTGAAGCGAGCACAAAAGGTATTTAAAGAACCTAGAGAAATCCTTAAGCAAATTCCTGGTGTAGAATTTGTAGAAATGAAAAATGCAGATCGCTGTTGCGGCTCCGCAGGAAGCTTTACCGTCATGCACCATAACCTATCCATGAAAGTCTTGGCGAAAAAGATCACCAATGTCCAAGCTGTTCAGCCGGATTTTGTTGCTACATCCTGCCCCACCTGCACCATGCAATTGAGCTATGGACTGAAACAAGCAGGGTCTAATGCCCAGGTCGTTCACCCGGTACAAATTTTAGCTAATACCTACGCAGAGTAA
- a CDS encoding radical SAM protein, giving the protein MNYEGAVFRPPSEASSLILQITVGCKHNQCTFCSMYKGKSFHIPSKEDIMSSIDAGVKEYPMVRRIFLADGDALACDTDLLSEILQTIYQRFPHLERVGIYGGPKDILNKTPQELSYLKDQGLGIVYLGVESGSEDVLKLIGKGVTPEEMIAAGQKVVASGLKLSCTIILGLGGKQAFEEHAFETGKVLSAINPHFIGTLTLMLEPEAPLSKKVQSGEFTLLNPWECLRELGLIIQGLELRDCLFRSNHASNYLPLKAHFPYDKELLLSTIKGVIAENRAEVLRPENWREL; this is encoded by the coding sequence ATTAATTATGAAGGAGCTGTTTTTCGTCCTCCTAGCGAGGCTTCGAGTCTGATTTTACAAATCACTGTCGGCTGCAAACACAATCAATGCACTTTTTGCAGCATGTACAAGGGGAAAAGCTTTCACATCCCCAGCAAAGAAGATATTATGAGTAGTATTGATGCTGGAGTGAAGGAGTATCCTATGGTGAGAAGAATTTTTCTCGCCGATGGTGATGCCCTCGCCTGTGATACCGACTTATTAAGTGAAATCTTGCAAACTATTTATCAGAGATTCCCTCATCTAGAACGAGTCGGAATCTACGGAGGACCTAAAGATATCCTAAACAAAACTCCTCAGGAGCTTTCATATCTTAAGGATCAAGGACTAGGTATCGTCTATCTCGGTGTGGAAAGCGGAAGCGAAGACGTCCTCAAGCTTATTGGCAAAGGGGTGACTCCAGAGGAAATGATAGCCGCCGGACAAAAAGTTGTGGCCAGTGGGTTGAAACTATCCTGCACCATTATCTTGGGGCTTGGAGGTAAACAAGCTTTTGAGGAACACGCTTTTGAGACCGGGAAAGTTCTCAGCGCTATTAATCCTCACTTTATAGGAACTCTCACCTTGATGCTAGAACCTGAGGCACCCCTCTCTAAAAAAGTACAATCCGGTGAATTTACTCTGCTTAATCCCTGGGAATGCCTTAGGGAGCTGGGGCTTATCATTCAAGGCCTTGAACTCCGGGATTGTCTTTTCCGCAGCAACCATGCTTCAAATTACCTTCCCCTTAAAGCTCATTTTCCCTATGATAAGGAGCTATTATTGTCCACCATAAAAGGGGTAATAGCGGAGAATCGAGCGGAAGTTTTGCGACCCGAAAACTGGCGGGAACTTTGA
- the sstT gene encoding serine/threonine transporter SstT, whose translation MKDLIRKWNEISLVKRILVGLIIGITLALTIPEAAAPVSILGNLFVGALKAVAPILVFFLVMGAIAGHKGGKQTNMKSILVLYLVGTFLASVVAVIASFMFPVSITLAAGAEAVSSPGGISEVLLSLLMNIVDNPVKALMNANYIGILAWAILLGFALKSAGQTTKSFISDLSEGISKVVKWVISLAPFGILGLVFDSIATSGLDALLGYGKLLVLLVGSMLAVALIINPLIVYIKIRKNPYPLVLRCLRESGITAFFTRSSAANIPVNMNLCEKLGLDKNTYSISIPLGATINMAGAAITIAVLTLSAVHTLGIPVDFPTAIILSVLAAVAACGASGVAGGSLLLIPLACSLFGIPNDIAMQVVGVGFIIGVLQDSCETALNSSTDVLFTAAAEYAEWRKQGKAFKMLHP comes from the coding sequence TTGAAAGATCTGATTAGAAAATGGAACGAAATTAGTCTTGTCAAACGTATTCTTGTTGGACTCATTATCGGTATTACTTTAGCCTTAACGATTCCCGAGGCGGCCGCGCCTGTATCTATTTTGGGCAATTTATTCGTTGGAGCATTGAAAGCGGTTGCGCCAATCCTTGTCTTTTTTCTCGTTATGGGGGCAATCGCCGGCCATAAAGGCGGAAAGCAGACCAATATGAAATCCATTTTGGTGCTTTATCTTGTGGGAACTTTCTTAGCCAGCGTTGTGGCAGTTATCGCTAGCTTTATGTTTCCTGTGAGCATTACCTTAGCTGCTGGAGCGGAGGCTGTTTCATCTCCAGGAGGGATTTCCGAGGTTCTATTATCCTTGCTGATGAATATCGTGGATAATCCCGTGAAAGCACTAATGAATGCTAACTATATTGGCATCTTAGCTTGGGCCATTCTGCTTGGATTCGCCTTAAAAAGCGCAGGGCAAACCACGAAGAGCTTTATTAGTGATTTATCCGAAGGAATATCAAAAGTAGTAAAATGGGTGATCAGCTTGGCACCCTTCGGCATTCTAGGTTTGGTCTTTGATTCCATTGCTACTAGTGGTTTAGATGCTCTACTAGGTTACGGAAAATTGCTGGTTCTATTAGTGGGCAGTATGCTTGCTGTAGCTCTAATTATCAATCCGCTAATCGTCTATATTAAAATCCGCAAAAATCCTTACCCGCTGGTACTTCGTTGTTTAAGGGAAAGTGGTATAACGGCGTTTTTTACCCGGAGTTCGGCAGCTAATATACCCGTTAACATGAATCTCTGCGAAAAGCTTGGTTTAGACAAAAACACGTATTCCATTTCAATTCCCTTGGGAGCAACCATCAATATGGCGGGGGCAGCCATTACAATTGCTGTGTTAACGCTATCGGCCGTTCATACCCTAGGGATCCCGGTTGATTTTCCGACTGCTATCATCTTAAGTGTGCTGGCAGCGGTAGCAGCCTGCGGCGCTTCCGGTGTAGCAGGGGGCTCACTTTTGCTCATTCCTTTAGCCTGTAGCCTATTCGGCATTCCAAATGATATCGCAATGCAGGTCGTTGGAGTCGGTTTTATCATCGGGGTACTCCAAGACTCTTGCGAAACGGCATTGAACTCATCAACTGACGTGTTATTTACAGCTGCAGCTGAATATGCAGAATGGCGTAAACAGGGGAAAGCATTTAAGATGTTACATCCATAA
- a CDS encoding TetR/AcrR family transcriptional regulator — translation MVYNKTDKVLEKQELRRKRIIKATKEILSEEEEIGKVSIKSIAKRAGIATGTFYLYFADKESLVDMIVKEIYDELLAKIKKERGQYTNPFDKLQASMEVCIRLFLKEKYLAKILLEKFPQLQTALNTKYADIEEDLIRLTKIDLDELLEDQLIPKQDTQVTATAFVGTFREVILSWIGKGEPENIDLAYRTLINYNMRGIGRIKVDEEG, via the coding sequence ATGGTCTATAATAAAACGGATAAAGTTCTTGAGAAACAAGAATTGCGACGGAAAAGGATAATCAAAGCAACTAAGGAAATCCTATCTGAAGAAGAGGAGATCGGCAAGGTGTCGATTAAATCCATTGCTAAGCGTGCCGGAATCGCTACAGGCACGTTTTATCTCTATTTCGCTGATAAAGAATCCTTAGTGGATATGATTGTCAAAGAGATTTATGATGAACTATTGGCAAAGATCAAAAAGGAACGAGGGCAATACACCAACCCCTTTGACAAGCTTCAGGCCTCCATGGAGGTGTGTATTCGCTTGTTCTTAAAAGAAAAATACCTAGCGAAAATTCTCCTGGAAAAGTTTCCTCAACTTCAGACCGCTCTAAATACTAAATATGCCGATATCGAGGAAGACTTGATTCGGTTGACTAAGATTGATTTGGATGAGCTTTTGGAGGATCAATTGATCCCCAAGCAAGATACTCAAGTGACGGCTACGGCTTTCGTAGGAACCTTCCGTGAGGTTATTTTATCTTGGATTGGCAAAGGAGAACCGGAAAATATTGATCTGGCCTATCGAACCTTAATCAATTACAACATGAGAGGGATTGGGAGAATAAAGGTTGATGAAGAAGGATAA
- a CDS encoding ABC transporter ATP-binding protein, whose translation MKKDKDKDKDKEMDMDYLSIEGLNVVYSQNGQLTNALKDVQLSLPSGQIGAIIGPSGCGKSTLLSVVAGLNKNYQGQVLLKGASPRASNEVALILQEYGLLPWKTVHDNVKLGLQFRGVSNTEAEQRTEGMLKQLGLLQLLKRFPIQLSGGQRQRVAIARSLVLNPELLLMDEPFSSLDALTREEMQDLVLNVWQETGLTILIITHNIEEAVFLGHKIFVMSSCPGTISQEINNPLAGDYEARGKMEFLEVCNSLRLSLRGRGEACR comes from the coding sequence ATGAAGAAGGATAAAGATAAGGATAAGGATAAGGAGATGGACATGGATTATTTATCCATAGAAGGGTTGAATGTAGTTTATTCTCAAAATGGTCAATTAACCAATGCCTTAAAAGATGTGCAGCTGTCCCTACCTTCAGGACAGATCGGGGCAATTATCGGCCCCTCAGGGTGTGGAAAAAGCACTCTCCTGAGTGTCGTGGCAGGTTTAAATAAGAACTATCAAGGGCAAGTTTTGTTAAAGGGCGCTTCCCCTAGGGCAAGCAACGAGGTTGCCTTGATCTTGCAAGAATACGGACTTTTGCCTTGGAAAACCGTGCATGATAATGTCAAGCTAGGCCTCCAGTTTAGGGGTGTTTCTAATACTGAGGCCGAGCAAAGAACCGAAGGGATGCTTAAGCAATTAGGGTTACTTCAATTACTAAAGCGTTTTCCTATCCAGTTAAGCGGAGGGCAACGTCAGAGAGTGGCTATCGCTCGATCTTTAGTGCTTAATCCGGAGTTGCTGCTCATGGACGAGCCTTTTTCTTCGTTGGATGCCCTGACCCGCGAAGAGATGCAGGATTTAGTGCTGAACGTTTGGCAGGAGACGGGGCTGACTATCTTGATTATTACCCATAATATCGAAGAAGCAGTGTTTTTAGGGCACAAGATTTTTGTCATGTCTTCTTGTCCAGGTACAATCAGCCAAGAGATTAATAATCCCTTGGCTGGGGACTATGAGGCAAGGGGAAAAATGGAATTTCTTGAGGTATGCAACTCCTTGCGCCTGAGTTTGCGGGGGAGAGGTGAAGCATGCAGATAA
- a CDS encoding ABC transporter permease produces the protein MQIRFFTNKLLITIVTVILISIAWQALSMILETSAFPPPGEALQSFGQLFFSDMVPHLLISLYRVGVSLIIAALLGIPLGLFLGKNKRADQFSAPFLYLTFPVPKVVFLPIFLILLGIGNVSKIVMITLIVFYQIVVTTRDAARNVQQEYVLSVKSLKASPWDLYQHVYFPACLPSILTSLKLGLGTAMAILFLVETYATQEGIGFFIMNSWSSLAYDKMFAGIIAMGLMGFLLYLLLDTCEKVFCSWVNP, from the coding sequence ATGCAGATAAGATTTTTCACTAATAAGCTGTTAATTACTATAGTTACAGTAATTCTTATTAGTATAGCTTGGCAGGCCTTGTCTATGATCTTGGAAACTTCAGCTTTTCCGCCACCCGGTGAGGCGTTGCAATCCTTTGGGCAGTTGTTTTTTAGTGATATGGTTCCTCATTTGCTGATAAGTTTGTATCGGGTAGGGGTCAGCTTGATTATTGCAGCATTATTAGGGATTCCTTTGGGATTATTTTTGGGAAAGAACAAACGCGCTGATCAATTTTCCGCACCCTTCCTTTACCTAACCTTTCCCGTCCCCAAGGTTGTTTTTCTCCCCATTTTTCTAATTCTTTTAGGGATTGGCAATGTCTCGAAAATCGTCATGATTACTCTTATTGTATTCTATCAGATTGTGGTTACCACAAGAGATGCCGCTCGCAATGTGCAGCAAGAGTACGTTCTTTCTGTAAAATCATTAAAAGCTTCACCTTGGGACCTTTATCAGCATGTGTATTTCCCAGCATGTCTACCTTCGATTCTTACCTCATTGAAACTTGGTCTTGGGACAGCCATGGCCATCCTTTTCCTAGTGGAGACCTATGCCACTCAGGAGGGAATCGGTTTCTTCATAATGAACTCATGGAGCAGTCTAGCCTACGATAAAATGTTTGCCGGGATCATCGCTATGGGGCTCATGGGCTTTTTACTGTACCTCCTGTTGGACACCTGTGAGAAAGTATTTTGTTCCTGGGTTAATCCCTAA
- a CDS encoding ABC transporter substrate-binding protein, translating to MARKSMATLLAIFLVLTLVAGCGQSNGSNTGGSQPTVSQLKIGSLTIEENLPILVAQQEGYFTEQNIQVELVPFQSPVELQSAFQAGQLDGTITDIMIAALLKSSGEDLRVTSIALGATPEEGRFAIVASPKSTIQSVQDLNGKKIGISTNSIIEYVTDGLLLEGGVNPSEVKKTTVAKLPLRVEMLLSNQIDAIVVPDPLITYVVSEGAKIIAEDSKGENLSQSVTIVNNKVINEKKDALNRYYQAYTKAVQAINQSPDKYKELLVKNVNIPESIAESYKVQHYSEPQLPEEKDVDKVLNWLKSKDLLKNPVDYQSFVQSGLY from the coding sequence ATGGCTAGAAAATCTATGGCAACACTATTAGCGATTTTTCTCGTTTTAACCCTTGTTGCAGGCTGTGGCCAGAGTAATGGGAGTAATACAGGAGGTTCTCAACCAACAGTTAGCCAATTGAAGATTGGCTCACTAACCATTGAAGAAAACTTACCGATTTTAGTTGCTCAGCAAGAAGGCTATTTCACAGAGCAAAATATCCAAGTGGAATTAGTTCCTTTTCAAAGCCCTGTAGAGCTACAAAGTGCTTTCCAAGCCGGGCAATTAGACGGAACGATCACCGATATTATGATCGCCGCTTTATTGAAGAGCTCTGGCGAGGACTTGCGTGTTACTTCCATAGCGCTGGGTGCTACTCCTGAAGAGGGGCGCTTCGCTATCGTCGCTTCCCCGAAAAGCACCATTCAATCGGTGCAAGATTTAAATGGGAAGAAAATTGGTATCTCTACTAACTCCATCATTGAATATGTTACTGACGGTCTCCTACTGGAAGGAGGAGTAAATCCTTCGGAGGTCAAAAAGACCACCGTAGCCAAACTCCCACTCCGTGTCGAAATGCTTTTGAGCAATCAGATTGATGCCATCGTTGTTCCGGATCCGCTGATTACCTATGTGGTCTCCGAAGGGGCAAAAATCATCGCTGAAGACTCAAAAGGTGAAAACCTTTCCCAATCCGTGACTATTGTCAATAACAAAGTGATCAATGAGAAAAAGGATGCCTTAAACCGTTATTATCAGGCTTACACGAAAGCGGTGCAAGCTATCAATCAATCACCAGACAAGTATAAAGAGCTTTTAGTTAAGAATGTCAACATTCCCGAAAGCATTGCCGAATCCTATAAAGTGCAACACTACTCTGAGCCTCAATTACCTGAGGAAAAAGACGTGGATAAGGTTCTGAACTGGCTTAAATCGAAAGATTTACTCAAAAACCCAGTGGATTATCAAAGCTTTGTCCAATCAGGATTATATTAA
- a CDS encoding carbonic anhydrase, which produces MSFTQKLIDGIVNFRKVDFETHKNLFQELKDGQKPHTLFIACSDSRIDPNMITGALPGELFIIRNVANIIPPYRETTEYVATTSAIEYAVQMLEVENIIVCGHSNCGGCSASLNASERLTALPHTKKWLELIEPVKNRVLKEFSADEPEAREWMMEQVNVVEQLRHLMSYPYIYDKVMSGQLIISGWHYMIETGEVFIYDRKAGEFRLANGV; this is translated from the coding sequence GTGAGTTTTACGCAAAAGCTAATCGATGGCATTGTCAATTTTCGTAAAGTAGATTTTGAAACCCATAAGAATCTCTTTCAAGAGTTGAAGGACGGTCAAAAACCCCATACCCTTTTTATTGCCTGTTCTGATTCTCGGATTGATCCGAATATGATTACCGGAGCATTGCCTGGAGAGCTGTTTATCATACGCAACGTAGCCAATATTATCCCCCCTTATCGCGAAACAACCGAATATGTTGCAACTACGTCTGCCATCGAGTATGCAGTCCAAATGCTTGAGGTAGAAAATATTATTGTCTGCGGGCATTCGAACTGTGGTGGCTGCTCAGCCAGCCTGAATGCTTCAGAAAGGCTGACAGCTTTGCCCCATACGAAAAAATGGCTGGAGCTAATTGAGCCGGTTAAAAATCGTGTTCTTAAGGAATTTTCAGCGGATGAGCCGGAGGCTAGGGAATGGATGATGGAGCAGGTCAATGTTGTTGAGCAATTGCGCCATTTGATGTCCTACCCTTACATCTATGACAAGGTTATGTCAGGCCAATTGATTATAAGCGGTTGGCACTATATGATCGAAACCGGTGAAGTTTTTATCTATGATCGGAAGGCTGGAGAATTCCGATTGGCCAATGGCGTCTAA
- a CDS encoding TraB/GumN family protein produces MTIENENITRLNFEGKEIILIGTAHVSKQSADLVKEVVETERPDSVCIELDEQRYKAILDGNKWRETDIFKVIKEKKATLLLMNLALSSFQKRLAKEFGTNAGQEMVQGIESAKEIGAELVLADRDIQITFSRIWHNVGFWGKCKLLAEIIVSIFDDQSISEEELEKLKSTDMLNSMLKDFTVSFPKLKTPLIDERDQYLSQKIKEAPGEKIVAVLGAAHVPGIKEEIYKDHDLSELTERPPKSIIPKILGWSIPALIIALIAYTFYANPDAGIQQTLSWVLWTGTLSAIGTTLAFGHPLAILTAFLAAPIAALHPLIAAGWFAGLVQAYFKRPNVGDFEKLSEDILSVKGFWNNKVTRILLTIAFANIGSSMGTFIGGADIARLFFQNL; encoded by the coding sequence ATGACTATAGAGAACGAAAATATTACCCGTTTGAACTTTGAGGGTAAAGAGATTATCCTAATTGGAACTGCCCATGTGTCCAAGCAAAGTGCCGATTTGGTTAAAGAGGTCGTTGAAACCGAAAGGCCCGATTCGGTCTGTATTGAACTTGATGAACAACGTTATAAAGCCATACTCGATGGCAATAAGTGGCGAGAAACCGATATCTTTAAAGTCATTAAGGAAAAAAAGGCGACTCTTCTTCTCATGAACTTAGCGCTTTCCTCTTTCCAGAAGCGTTTAGCCAAGGAATTCGGCACCAATGCCGGCCAAGAAATGGTGCAAGGAATCGAGTCTGCAAAAGAAATCGGTGCCGAGCTTGTGCTTGCCGATCGTGATATTCAAATTACTTTCTCTCGAATCTGGCATAATGTAGGCTTCTGGGGGAAATGCAAACTTCTTGCGGAGATTATCGTCAGTATTTTTGATGATCAATCCATCTCCGAGGAAGAGCTTGAGAAACTTAAATCTACTGATATGCTCAATAGCATGTTAAAAGATTTTACCGTGAGTTTTCCAAAATTAAAAACGCCCTTAATCGATGAGCGTGACCAATATTTGTCGCAAAAAATCAAGGAAGCTCCTGGCGAGAAGATCGTAGCCGTCTTGGGTGCGGCACATGTACCTGGTATCAAAGAAGAAATATATAAGGATCACGATTTAAGCGAATTAACTGAACGTCCTCCCAAGTCCATCATTCCCAAAATATTAGGATGGTCTATCCCTGCCCTCATTATCGCTTTGATTGCCTATACCTTTTACGCCAATCCCGATGCCGGTATACAACAGACCCTAAGTTGGGTCCTTTGGACGGGTACACTTTCAGCAATAGGCACCACTTTGGCCTTTGGGCACCCCTTGGCGATTCTGACTGCATTCCTAGCGGCCCCCATCGCCGCCTTACATCCATTAATCGCTGCCGGTTGGTTTGCAGGCTTAGTGCAGGCCTATTTCAAGCGGCCTAATGTTGGCGATTTCGAGAAACTTTCTGAGGACATCCTGAGCGTTAAAGGTTTTTGGAATAATAAAGTAACGCGCATTCTTCTAACGATTGCTTTTGCTAACATTGGAAGCTCCATGGGCACCTTTATCGGGGGAGCAGATATCGCCCGTTTATTCTTCCAGAACCTTTAA
- a CDS encoding DUF1858 domain-containing protein, with protein MKTIDLSKSVYEICSMYPEVAEIMKEIGFKNIASPGMLNTAGRFMTIPKGAAMKKIDMGYIKETFAEKGFEINE; from the coding sequence GTGAAAACGATCGATTTATCAAAGTCTGTCTATGAGATTTGTTCAATGTATCCCGAAGTTGCGGAAATCATGAAAGAAATAGGCTTCAAGAATATCGCTAGCCCTGGAATGCTTAATACCGCCGGACGGTTTATGACTATTCCTAAGGGAGCAGCAATGAAGAAAATTGACATGGGCTATATTAAAGAAACCTTTGCCGAGAAAGGCTTTGAAATAAATGAATAG